The genomic region GCTTTTTCCTAGAACCTGAATGTAATATTCTGATCCCTCTGGCGTTGATCTTATCCAAACGAGAATCTATAAATTCTACCAACAGATTAAATATGGATCTGATCTCAGTAATCGGACGTTTCCAGTTTTCTGTGGAGAATGCGTATAGGGAGACTACTTCTAAACCTAAAGAAAGACTGGAGTCCATGAGACGATCTATTGCGTCCGCTCCTGCCCTATGTCCTTCGGATCTGGAAAGTCCTTTAGATGTCGCCCATCTTCCGTTCCCGTCCATGATGACCGCCACGTGACGGGGGATTTTTTTTTTGGAAGAAGCCAAGCTTAGACCGTAGTGATTTCTTTCTCTTTTTCAGCGGTAATTGCGGAAACCTTATCAATATAAGAATCCGTAATTTTTTGCACCTGGTCTTGCAGAGTTTTCAATTCGTCTTGGGAAATTCCTTCGGAATGTTTTTTAAGATCTTCCATCGCATCACGACGGATGTTTCTGACAGCGACCTTTTTCTCTTCCGATTTGGATTTTACCACTTTTGCCAATTCTTTACGTCTTTCGCCCGTAAGTTCTGGAATGATGATACGAATTACAACCCCGTCATTAGTAGGTTGTAGTCCTAGTCCGGAAGCTTGGATTGCCTTCTCGATATCTTTCATAGTTCCCTTATCATAAGGAGAAACTACCAAAAGTCTAGGCTCAGGAGCGGAGATATTTCCCAACTGATTGATTGGAGTAGGAGTTCCGTAGTATTCCACTCTAAGATCTTCGATCAATGCAGGGTTCGCCCTGCCCGTCCGGACTCCCGCGAAATCCTTTTTCAGGAGTTCTACGGTTTTATCCATTTTGGACTTCATTGCGTTGATTACTTCTTCATTCGCCATCGATCCGAATATCCTCCGAGTTAGAAATCAGGGTACCTATTTTTTTGTCCCCGAGAACCAAATCTTTTAAATTGCCCCGCTTAAAAATGTCAAATACGATTATTGACATATTGTTTTCCATACAGAGGCTGAGGGCAGTAGAATCCATAACTTTCAATCTACGTTTGATGGATTCCATAAAGGAGATATGAGTATATCTTTTAGCACTAGGATCTTTTTTAGGATCCGCTTCGTAAACCCCGTCCACCTTGGTGGCTTTTAGGATTACTTCGCATCCTACTTCTACAGCTCTTAAACTTGCTGCAGTATCCGTAGTAAAATAAGGGTTACCTATTCCACCTGCAAAGATCACGATCCTTTTCTTTTCCAAGTGACGGACCGCTCTGCGGCGGATATAACTTTCTGCGATTGAATGAATATCGATTGCTGATTGAACTCTAGTATAGAGTCCTTTTTTCTCGCAAGCATCTTGAA from Leptospira hartskeerlii harbors:
- the frr gene encoding ribosome recycling factor, with product MANEEVINAMKSKMDKTVELLKKDFAGVRTGRANPALIEDLRVEYYGTPTPINQLGNISAPEPRLLVVSPYDKGTMKDIEKAIQASGLGLQPTNDGVVIRIIIPELTGERRKELAKVVKSKSEEKKVAVRNIRRDAMEDLKKHSEGISQDELKTLQDQVQKITDSYIDKVSAITAEKEKEITTV
- the pyrH gene encoding UMP kinase, encoding MAEETSKYKRILIKLSGEALAGEGEFGIDSNKAHSLAEEIKEVHSLGVEIALVVGGGNLIRGANLAKVGMDQATADYMGMLATIQNALALQDACEKKGLYTRVQSAIDIHSIAESYIRRRAVRHLEKKRIVIFAGGIGNPYFTTDTAASLRAVEVGCEVILKATKVDGVYEADPKKDPSAKRYTHISFMESIKRRLKVMDSTALSLCMENNMSIIVFDIFKRGNLKDLVLGDKKIGTLISNSEDIRIDGE